The Caldisericia bacterium region AAATTCAGAGTAGTAAGCAATATTGTCTTGCGTTTCAAACCATTTATTCCCTGTTTTCTTTCTTGCTTTGGTACCATCGGGTAAAGTCTCACCAGACTGTTCTAATCTCTCTATCCCAAAACTCAACAAATATCTTTTAATAGCAGGATATTTATCAATATTTAAATGTAACGCAGGAAAAGTTGCAATTAACCACAATCCTGCCCACTTATAATAATACCGACCAATATCTCGTCCTCGTAATATTGGTTTCAGAATCTCGGCACTTTTTGGGTCTTCTTTGCATAATCTTTCTTTTGTTTCATTATCTATGATAAACGCTTTGTTAAAACCTGTTTTTATTCCATAATAAATCTTCACATCCAAATCTTTTAAAAGTTCCCCTATACTTTCTATTTTTTCTTTGAGTTTCAGAATCCTCTCATCTGCAAGTGTCCAGCAATAATCATCAAGTTTTATCTGTGAAATAATGTTCTGTTTTTTTTCAATAAATGAAATTATATCATCTCCTCCTAATTCGTTCTGTACATTAACAAATTTTACTTTATGTTCTTTATTGGGTTGTGTCTTCTTAAATAAGATTATGTTTGTATCAACAGTAGCTTCAAATACAGAATAACCATTAAAGTCTATCAAAATAACAACTTTACAATTATTTTTAAGAAAATACCTCAGTTTTCGGCCGTATTTAGACCTCATCCATTTGTTACTTGAGATAAAACAAGAAAAACCATCTGGTTTTAGTATATTCCAGCTTTTTTCATAGAAATAGGTGTATAGATCGGATGTACTATTGTAA contains the following coding sequences:
- a CDS encoding class I SAM-dependent DNA methyltransferase; its protein translation is YNSTSDLYTYFYEKSWNILKPDGFSCFISSNKWMRSKYGRKLRYFLKNNCKVVILIDFNGYSVFEATVDTNIILFKKTQPNKEHKVKFVNVQNELGGDDIISFIEKKQNIISQIKLDDYCWTLADERILKLKEKIESIGELLKDLDVKIYYGIKTGFNKAFIIDNETKERLCKEDPKSAEILKPILRGRDIGRYYYKWAGLWLIATFPALHLNIDKYPAIKRYLLSFGIERLEQSGETLPDGTKARKKTGNKWFETQDNIAYYSEFEKEKIVWQRVTQTRRFAIVPPGIYSEDTTHFITGQNLRYLLAVLNSVLFEFVFYKFYQGGGIQGEIKGEFIKRFPIPQISNIEQQPFIDLVNKILPLSQSDDYLENPQKQVKVKEYERQIDQLVYQLYGLTEEEIRIIEGKDRI